The Kitasatospora albolonga nucleotide sequence GACCGGCGAGGTCACCAACAGTCTCACCAAGGAGCGGGTCTCCAGCCAGCTGGTGTATGTGCCCGGGCGCGAGCAGGCGTCGGGCTCCGGCGGCAGGGTGCGGGTGCTGAACCGGCTGCCGGGGCTGATCGCGGCGAAGGGCGAGTAGACGTGTGTACGGGGGTGGTGTCCGGTCCCGGGTCCCGGGACCGGACACCACCCCCGTGAATCCTCAGCGGCTCAGGGGCCAGGCGATCGAGTCGTGGTCCAGCTCGCTCTGCTCGGCGCTCCCCGCGTACCGCGCGCAGGCGTCGGTGAGGGTCTCCAGCAGGGTCAGCGGGTCGGGCAGCTCGTGCTCGGGGCCGCGCACCCAGTGGACGTCGAGCTCACCGGGGAGCCGGGCAGGCGGCAGGAGTACGTAGCTGCCGCGGCAGTGCCAGCGCAGGCCCGGGTGGGCGTCCATGGTCTCGGGGTGGCAGTCCAGCTCGCAGGGCCACCACTCGTCCTCGTCCTCGGGGGTGCCGCGGGTGGCGGTGAAGAAGAGCATCCGGTCCTCGCCGGACTGGGCGACCGGGCCGACGTCGATGCCCGCTTCGAGAAGGCGCTCCAGGGCGCTGCGGCCGGCGGTGAGCGGGACGTCCAGCACGTCGTGGATCATGCCGGTCGCGGTGATGAAGTTGGCGAGCGGCTGGCTGCGGGCCCAGCGCTCGATCTGGGCGCGGTCGGTGGTCGACTGCGTCTGCCAGGCGAAGGAGACGGGGTGCCGGGCGGGGGTGGGACAGCCGATGCGCTCGCACGAACATCGGTATCCGAGGGGGTGGGCGGCGGGGGCGATGGGCATGCCCGCGTCGGCGACCGCCAGGAGCAGCGCCACTCTGGCCGTCTCCCCGGCTTCGGCCCCCGGTGATTTGGGACGTCGCCGCAGCCACTGGGAGATCCTGCTCTCTGTGCCGCGGAAACGGCCGGAATCGGCGCCCATCTATCCCCTCACCTCAGCAGTTCACCTCAGCGTTGCCTCTCCATCGTCGCACCATCCTGCGGTTCGGGTGGCCAGAGTTCACCAGCGGGGCCGTGTACCACTGCACCGAGTGAGCACCATCACGCCCGATGTCACCACATAACGGATAAGGATCAAGGTCGCTCACCCGAGGGGGATCAAGGTCGCGGGGTCAGCCCGCCGAGGGCGTAGTCCACGATCGCGTCGGCGTACGCATGGGTGAGCGGGAGGGTCCTGAGCAGCCAGCGGTGGGTCAGTGGCGCGATGAGGAGCTCCAGGGCGATCCGCGGATCGGCGTCGGCGCGGACCTGTCCGGCCTCCTGTGCGGCCCGCAGCCGTGTGACATACAACGCGAGCGACGGGTCGAGCAGTTTTTCGATGAACTCGGCGCCCAGCTTCGCGTCGACGATGCCCTCGGCGGTCAGCGCCCGGGTAGGGGCCTCCAACAGCGGATCGTTCAGCTCGTCGACGGTGGCGCGGAGGACGAACTTGAGGTCGGCGGCCAGGTCCCCGGTGTCGGGGATGCCGTGCTCGGTGCCGCCCGCCCGGGGCCCCGCCTGCTCGGCCGCGCGGGCGGCCAGATCGAGGAACGCCTCCATCAGGACGGCCGCCTTGGAGGGCCACCAGCGGTAGATCGTCTGCTTGCCGACCCCGGCGCGGGCGGCGATGCCCTCGATCGTCGTACGCCGGTAGCCGCTCTCGCCGACGAGGGCGAGGGCCGCGTCGTAGATGGCCCGGCGGGAGCGGTCGCTGCGGCGGCTGGCGTCGGGGGCCTTGTGGGGTGCCATGCGGCCAATCTAGTACCCGTCCGAGCCGATACGTATCGTCTTGCCCGCATCCGGCTGCCTGCGGTTGCGTATCCGGTGACCTGCGGCTGCGGTCCGCATCCGGTCGCCTGTCGAGCGACCGGCCGGTGACCACGGTCGGACGGTCGGATGAATCACCCGATCGGTCCACTGCGGATCGGGCCCGCACAGCGCACCATGGGCTGACGCGCAGACCGTGCGTATCCCACCGTTCCGCGGCTCCGGCCGCCGATCGCGAGGAGCCCGAGTTGAACCGTGACGCCACCCCTCGTCGCTACCTGATGTGCGCGCCGACGCACTTCCGGGTCACCTACTCCATCAACCCGTGGATGGACCCGTCCAAGCCCGTCGACCTGCCACTGGCCCAGACCCAGTGGGAGGACCTGCGCGACCGCTACCGCTCCCTCGGCCACACCGTCGAGCTGCTCACCCCCCGCCCGGACCTGCCGGACATGGTCTTCGCGGCCAACGGCGCCACGGTGATCGGCGGGCGGGTCCTCGGCGCCCTCTTCGCCTACCGGGAGCGGTACGAGGAGGCCGAGGCCCACCGCGCCTGGTTCCGGGAGAACGGTTTCACCGAGATCCGGGAGCCGGACCACGTCAACGAGGGCGAGGGGGACTTCGCGGTCACCTCCTCCTATCTGCTGGCCGGGCGCGGCTTCCGCTCCAGCCCGCTCTCGCACGACGAGGCGCAGGAGTTCTTCGGGATGCCGGTCATCGGCCTCGAGCTGGTGGACCCGCGCTACTACCACCTGGACACCGCGCTCTGTGTGCTGGACGCGGAGGCCGACGAGATCATGTACTACCCGGACGCGTTCTCCCCCGGCAGCCGGGCGGTCCTGCGCCGGCTCTTCCCGGACGCGCTGCTGGCCCGGGAGGCGGACGCGGCGGCGTTCGGGCTCAACTCGGTCAGCGACGGCCGCCACGTCCTGCTGCCCCAGGCGGCGACGGGCCTGCTCGACCCGCTGCGCGACCGGGGCTTCGAGCCGGTCCCGATGGACCTGGGCGAACTGCTCAAGGGCGGCGGCAGCGTGAAGTGCTGCACACAGGAGCTGCGGGCCTAGGCGGCAGCGCCCCGGGGCGCCTCGCGGCCGCGCACGGACGCCGTAATCCGGTGGGGAAACGGCGTCCGTTCGACGAGTATGCGAGGAAACACCGGCATGTGTCCGGTGATGTCCTACGAGGGGGAGCCGATGATGTGCGCACCGCCGGGCTGTCGAGGCGCCGGTCATGGCTGATGGATTCATCCAGTGGTACCGGGAAGACGTGACCGACGCGGTCTTCGCCGAACAGGTACAGATTTTCTCGGAGTTCGGGATCAAGCTCATCCACCCGGTCAAGAACGCGGCCCTGGTGATCGACGTCGAAGGTGACGACGTGCCCATGAGCCAGGAGGAGTTGGGCGGCCTGATCGGGCGGCGCTTCGCCACACTCACGTTCAACTGGTGGCTGACGGCGGACATCAATGTGGTCGACACGTACGATGCCGTGCCGGTCGGCCGTGAGACGCAGACGCTGTGGCTGGACGGCCTCTGCCCCGACCAGGCCCAGCGCGTCGAGTCGGCCGTCATCGCCGCCGCGACGCGTCTGCCCGTGCCGACGCGGGCCGTCATCGTCGACCGGCGCGGAGTCTCCGACCCCGAGGACTGGGATTCGATCGCGCTGTACGACGGAACGCACGTTCCGGCAGCCCCCGACAGAGTGCTCGCGCCGGAGCCGATCGCCGAGCTGATCCGGCGCGCCGCCCCGGGGCTGGCGAAGGAGGACACAGGAGGCGGCGGTCCGATCCTTCTCGGTCCGCGTCACGACCCGGCTCAGGGCCTCTCGTTTGGATCATGCCGGGCTCGCGGGCCCCGGCACCCTGATCCGGCCTGATCCAAACGAAAGACCCTAGGCGCTGTCCTCCGGCGGCCAGGGATCGCCCCAGGCGATGTTCCTGGCCGCCCGGTACAGCTCGCCGTGGCGTTTGGTGACCGTGGAGCGGTCCAGGCCCTCGTCCCGTGTGCACAGCTCCAGCAGGACCTGGCCCTTGCGGATCTGCGGCCTGCGGGTGACGCGGGCGGGCGCCGGGGTGGTGGGGAAGCGGGTGGCGACGACGTAACTGAACTTCTCGTCCTCGTGGCTGAGCGAGCCGCCCTTGACCTGCCGGTGCAGCGAGGATCGGCTGACCCGGGCCGAGAAGTGGCACCAGTCGGTGCCGGGGGCGATCGGGCAGGCGCCGCTGTGCGGGCAGGGGGCGGCGATGCTCAGCCCGGCGGCGATGAGCCGGTCCCGGGCCTCGATGATCCGCGCGTACCCGTCGGGCGTGCCCGGCTCCACGATCACCACGGCCTGCCCGGCCCCGGCCACCGCGTCGACCAGTTCGGTCCTGGCCTGGGCGGTCAGCTCCTTGAGTACGTAGCTGACGGTGACCAGGTCCGCCGGGGCCAGCTCCAGCGCCGCCCCGATCCGGGCCCGCTCCCACCGGGCCTCACGCAGCCCCGGCACCCCGGACGCCCCGGCCAGTTCCCGGCCCAGCGCGAGGGCGGGCTCGGCCCAGTCCAGGACGGTGGTCGCCGCCCCCTCCCAGGCCCCGGCCACCGCCCAGCTCGCCGCGCCCGTACCGCCGCCGACGTCGGTGTGGGTGGCGGGCGCCCAGTCCGGCGCGACCTCGACGAGGGCGTCGAGGGCGGACCGTACGGCCTCGAAGGTGGCGGGCATCCGGTAGGCGGCGTACGCGACGACGTCGGAGCGGTCCCGCAGGATCGGCGCGTCGGTCGGGGTCTCCCCGCGATAGCTGGCGATCAGCCGGTCGACGGCCTGCGCGGCCTGCTTGGGCGGCAGCCCGTCGAGCAGCCCGGCCAGGGCCGCGCGCAGGGACTGGGCGGTGGGGAGGGTGACGTTCACCGCCGAATTGTAGGCGGAGGGGGGCGGGCGGGCGCATTCCGTGGAGAGCCCGCCGCAGGCCCCGCAGAACCGGTGCGTCACCCCTGCGGAACGGGATGTCCGCGAACTCCTCGCCGCCGGAAGCCTGTTGCTACGCTGGCCCGCGCGGGATCGGGCACGGGACGGCCGGGTGGGCCCGCGGGAGAGCCATGAGACAGAAGATCGTGCGGCTGGCCCTGGTCGGCGGGGTGGTCCTCCTCGCCCTGCTCCTCCTCCTGGCGGCCTGCGGCGGCGGCCCGGACAGCCCGGAGGGCAGGGATGCCACCGGGGGCGGGGCCTCCCCGGGGCCGGTGGAGCGGACGGTGCCGGGCGCCGGTGCGGTCACCCGGCTCACCGTCCCGCCGCAGTACTCGACCGCGCGGGGCTGGGAGATCATCGGCTCCTCCCCCGACATCGCCGTCTCCCACGCCACGGGCCTGCTCGCCTATCTGGAGCGGTCCGCCGGGAACCGCTACCGGCTGCGCACCGTCGACACGGCCACCGGGAAGCCGGGCTGGCGGGGCCGGGCCTGGCGGCCGCCGGACCCGGCGCACTACCCGAAGCTCGCCACGGTCACCGCCGGGGCCCGGCAGTACTTCGTGACCTGGTCGTACGGGAAGGTCGGCGACGGGATGACGCCCGGCGCCACCCTCGTATCGCTCGATCTGTACGACGTGACGAACGGCTCCCAGCAACGTGTCGAGGTGCCGTGGTCCGGGGCTCCGGGCGTCAGCACCAGCGGCCCGGAGATCGTCATCAGCGACGGGCAGGCCAACAGCGCGCTGATCGACCCGGTCACGGGCCTGGTCTCCGAGCTGGGCGCGGACGAGCTGAAGTACCCGAAGGGCTGCCCGGCCTGCAAGCAGCTCACCGAGGTGCACGGGCAGACCCCGGCGGGGCTGCTGGTCGGCGGGGCACGGGAGTTCTGGGTGCGCGGCGGCTGGTTCAGCCGGAACGTGGCGCCCAAGGGCGTCGACCGGGGCAGCGGTGTGGTGACGTCGGTGGCCCCGGGCCGGGTGCTGGCGAAGTGGGCCCTGGCGAGGAAGGCGGAGCGGGCGGCCACCCATGAGCTGTGGGCGGTGCACGACGCGGCGACCGGCAGGCCGCTGGTCTCGGTGGAGTGCCACCGGCCCGCCATAGAGCCGGGGCGCCACCCGCAGGCGGTGCTCTCCCCGTCGGGCGGCTATCTGATCGCCGGAAACCTGGCCTTCGACCTGGCGGCGCGGCGGGGCCACTGCTTCGAGGGGCCGGACGGCGTCGGCCATCTGGCCCTGGCCACGGTGACGGACGACGGCATCGCGTACGGGGCCGAGAACGCGCGCGACGCCTCGGAGGCGCTCTCCGGGGGCGGGCTGCCGGTCGCGGTGGACCTCGCGACCTGGACCACGGACCCGCTGTCACGGAACGCGCGGCTGCCGGGGACGGAGACGACCGGGGTCGGGGTGTTCCGCTGGACGGACCGGCAGGACCGTACGCGGCTGATCGGCTATCCGCGTACGGACTGAGCGGCGCGCACCTCCCCGGCGCCGCACTCCGGCTCTGGCGGGGGGGGCGACCGGCGTTCGGGCCCCGCCCCCGCGCCCCGGTCCTCGCGGGTGCGACCGGCCTCCGGCGCCCCGGCCCCGCAGGGACAACCGGCCTGCAACCCCCGCCCCCGGTCCTCGCGGAGACGACCGGCGTTCGGGGCCCGGCCCCGCGCCCCCGGTCCTCACGGAGACGACCGGCCCCCAGGCCCCGCCCCCGCGCCCCGGCCCCCGCCTACAGCCCCCCGGCCTCGCGCCCCGCCCGCTGCCACGGGCGGCACAGGATCAGGAAGCAGCCGACCGCCGCCACCGCGCACACCAGTTGCACGACCGCCATCGGGACGGCCGTGTCCTCCCCCGCGATGCCGACCAGCGGCGAGGCGATCGCCCCGATCAGGAACGAGGACGTGCCGAGCAGCGCGGAGGCCGAGCCCGCCGCGTGCTTGGTGCGCATCAGCGCCTGGGCGTTGGTGTTGGGCATCGCGAGGCCCATCGCCGACATCAGCACGAACAGCCCGGCCGCGACGGGTACGAGGCCGACCTCGCCGAACACGCCCAGCGTCATGAGCAGCAGGGCGAGCGCCGCGAGCACGATGACCGCGAGGCCGAAGGCCAGCACCTTGTCCAGGCTGAACCGGCCCACCAGCAGCTTGCCGTTGATCTGGCCGACGGCGATCAGCCCAATGGAGTTGAGGCCGAACAGCAGGCTGAAGGTCTGCGGCGAGGCCCCGTAGATCTCCTGCATGACGAACGGGGAGGCGGCGATGTACGCGAACAGGACGGCGAAGGCGAGGCCGCCCGCGATCATGTAGCCGGTGAAGACCCGGTCGGCCAGCAGCCCGCGCATGGTGCGCAGCGCCTCGCCGACCCCTCCGGTGTGGCGGTCGCCGGGCGGCAGGGTCTCGTGCAGCCACTTCCAGACGACCAGGGTGAGCACGACCCCGACCCCGGTCAGGACGACGAAGATGCCGCGCCAGTCGGTGAAGCGCATCACCTGTCCGCCGATCAGCGGGGCGATGATCGGGGCGGCGCCGGAGATCAGCATCAGGGTGGAGAAGAACCGGGCCATCTCCACGCCGTCGTAGAGGTCGCGCACCACCGCCCGGGCGATCACGATGCCCGCCGCGCCCGCGAGGCCCTGGAGGAGGCGGAAGGCGATGAGGAGTTCGGCGGTGGGGGCGAGCGCGCAGATCGCGGTGGCGATGACGTAGACGACCATGCCCAGCAGCAGCGGCCTGCGGCGGCCCCAGCGGTCGCTCATCGGTCCGACGACGAGCTGCCCGAGCGCCATCCCGGCCAGGCAGGCGGTCAGCGTGAGCTGGATCGTGGCGGCGGGGGCGCTGAGGGAGTCGGTGACGGCGGGGAGCGCCGGGAGGTACATGTCCATGGAGAGCGGCGGCAGGGCGGTGAGCCCGCCGAGGACCATGGTGACCAGGAACCCGGTCCGCCGCGCCGCCTTGAGGGCGGGAGCCGCCTTGGCCGCGGGGGCTGCCTCGGCCGTGAGGGCTGCCTCGGGGGCTGCCTTGACCCCGGAGGCCGGGAGGCCGGAAGCGGCCCGGTGGCCGGGGGTTCCCGGGAGGCCGGGCGGGGCGGTGACCTGCGGGGTCGCCGGGTCGGCGGAGAGGGCGCCCGCGTCCCCGTGCGGGGTGGGCAGAGCGCCGTCGGCTTCGGCTCGGGCTCCGGGAGCGGCGCCAGGGCCCGTCCCGGAGGTGGGTATGTGTTCGCGCTGGGCCCGGCTGCCGCCACTGTCCGGCATTCTCATCTCCGCATCGTTGAATCCGCATCTATGCTCTCAGCTCGGCCGGAGTGGTCGATACCTTTTCGGGGTGGATGGGGTGGGGCGGGCATGGGCGGGACCGACGGAACGGGCGGGACGGCGGTGCGCTGGGGCGTTCTGGCGACGGGCGGCATAGCGGCGACCTTCACGGCGGACGTCCAGGCGCTGCCGGACGCCGAGGTGGTGGCGGTCGCCTCGCGTACGGAGACCTCGGCGCGGGCCTTCGCCGAGCGCCACGGGATCGCGCGGGCCCACGGGAGCTGGGCGGAGCTGGTCGCCGACGACACGGTGGACGTGGTGTACGTGGCCACCCCGCACTCGGCGCACCACGCGGCGGCCTCGCTCGCGCTGAAGGCCGGGAAGCATGTGCTGTGCGAGAAGGCGTTCACGCTCAACAGCCGGGAGGCGAAGGAGCTGGTGGCGCTCGCCCGGGACCGGGGCCTCTTCCTGATGGAGGCCATGTGGACCTACCTCAACCCGGTGGTCCGCCGGCTGACCGAGCTGGTGCGGGACGGGGCGATCGGCGAGATCCGTACCGTACAGGCGGACTTCGGCTTCGCGGGCGACTTCGCCCCCGGCCACCGGCTGCGCGACCCGGACCTGGGCGGCGGGGCGCTGCTGGACCTCGGGGTCTACCCGGTCGCCTTCGCCCACCTGCTGCTGGGCGAGCCGGACCGGGTGCGGGCCGACGCGCTGCTCTCGCCCGAGGGTGTCGACCTGAACACGGGGATGCTGCTGGGCTGGGAGTCGGGCGCCACCGCGCTGCTCTCCTGCTCGATCGTCGGCCACCACCCGACGGCGGCCACCGTCATCGGCACGGAGGGCCGGATCGACCTCCCGCGCGACTTCTTCCACCCGGACCACTTCGTGCTGCACCGGCCGGGCAGGGAGCCGGAGACGGTCACCTCGGGGCCCGGGCCGCAGGGCCTGTCCGGAATGCAGTACGAGGCCGTCGAGGTGGCGCGGGCGATCCGGGCGGGCGAGAACGAGTCCCCGCTCGTCCCGCTGGAGGGCACGCTCGCGGTGATGCGGACGCTCGACGCGGTACGGGACCGTATCGGCGTCCGCTACCCGGCGGACCGCTGAGCTCTCCTAGGCGGGGCTGAGCCCCGGGTTCCCCGCCTCGGTGACGAAGGAGGCGGCCGTGGAGACAGGGGCGCCGGGGGTGGTGACCGCGGGCACCGTACGGAAGTCGGCGCGGGCCGCCGTCTCCGTCAGCGTGACCAGCGCATAGCCGCGCCGCCCGTCGTAGAACTTCATGTGCGGGTTGGCGCGGGTCCGGTTCTCCCAGTTGGCGGGCCGCTCCGTGCCGTCCTTGCCGCTGGAGACGGAGGTGGTGACGATCTCGGTGCCGACGGTCCGGGAGGCGGGGTCGTCGAAGTCCTTCTTGAGGTCGAAGGCGTGCGCGACGTGGACGTCCCCGGTGAGGACCATCAGGTTCGCCACCCCGGCCGACTCCGCCCCGTCCAGCACGCGTTGCCGGGAGGCCGGATAGCCGTCCCAGGCGTCCATGGAGAGCTTGTAGGCGGCGGTGGGCACATCGCGCCGCTGGGCGAAGGTGACCTGCTGGGGCACGACGTTCCAGGTGGCGTCCGAGGCGCGCCAGCCGTCGATCAGCCAGCGTTCCTGGGCGGCCCCGGTCATGGTCCGCGCCGGGTCCTCGGACTCCGGGCCCGGGACGCGCCAGCCGTCCCCGTACGCCTGGTCGCTGCGGTACTGGCGGGTGTCCAGGATGTCGAACTGGGCGAGTCGGCCGAAGGTGAGGCGGCGGTAGAGCCGCATGTCGGGGCCGGTGGGCCGCTGCGGGGTGCGCAGGGGCTGGTTCTCCCAGTACGCGCGGTACGCGGAGGCCCGGCGCAGCAGGAACTCCTCGGGCGGTACGCCGTTCTCGGGGATCTCGCCCGCGTAGTTGTTCTCGGTCTCGTGGTCGTCCCAGGTGACGACGAAGGGGTGGGCGGCGTGGGCGGCGCGCAGGTCGGGGTCGGACTTGTAGAGGGCGTACCGCAGCCGGTAGTCCTCCAGGGTCATGGTCTCGCGGTTGTAGTGGGCGGGGAGGCGGCGGTCGGTGTAGTTGCGGGCGCCTCCGGTGGCGGTGACGGCGTACTCGTAGAGGTAGTCCCCGAGGTGGAAGACCACGTCGACGTCCTCGGCGGCGAGGTGGCGGTGGGCGGTGAAGTACCCGTCGTGGTACGCCTGGCAGGAGACGGCGGCCAGCGTGAGGGAGCTGTTACGGGTCCCGGCGGCGGGGGCGGTGCGGGTGCGGCCGGTCGGGCTGGTCCAGCTGCCGGTGCGGAAGCGGTAGTAGTAGGCGCGGCCGGAGGCGAGGCCCTGGACGTCGGCGCGGACGCTGTGGGCGAACTCCGCGTGGGCGGTGGCCGATCCGCGCCGGGCGATGCGGCGGAAGCCCTCGTCGTGGGCCAGCTCCCAGCGCACCTCGACGCGGGAGGCGGGGAGGCCGCCGCCGGGCTCGTACGGGCGGGGGGCCAGCCGGGTCCACAGGAGTACGGAGTCGGGGAGCGGGTCGCCGGAGGCCACGCCGAGGGTGAAGGGGTCCTCGGTGATCCTGCGGGCGTCCAGTTCGGCGGCGCTCGCCGTACCGGCGGCGGGCAGGTTCATGGTGAAGGCGAGCGCGGCGACGGCACCGGCCCCGGTGAGCAGGCGGCGGCGGCCCAGGCCGCCCGGCCGGGGTAACCGGGCAGTGGTGGTGGGGAGTTCGGCGGACCGGGGACGCCGGTCCGATGGGACACCCTGACCGGGCGTCATGAACGTCTGTGCGGCTGTCATATGCCCCTCGCTTGCCGGATGGTGCCGGATGCTGCCGGACTCCAGAGCAGCCCCGGCGCGCGACGCGCCGTTGTCGCGTGCACAACATCCGCATGGCGGGTCGATGAGCACCCCGTGCCCTGTGCACCGGCCTCCGCGGCCGTACGCGGATGGGCCGCTCCCGTCCGCCGCCGCCAGCCATGCCAAGCCGTCCCCCGCCCGCCACCGCCGGGCCGCTCCCGTCCGCCGCCGGGGCGCTCCGGCGCCCGGCCGGGGCCCTCCCGTACGCTCCCGGGCCATGAGCACTGATCAGAAAGTCGCCGTCGTCACGGGTGCCGGTTCGGGGATCGGGCGGGCCGTCGCGCTCGCCCTCGCGCAGGCCGGGTGGTCGCTCGCGCTGGCGGGGCGGCGGGCGGAGCCGCTGGCGGAGACCGCCGCGGCGGCCGGGGCCCCGGAGGCGCTGTGCGTCACCACGGACGTGACCGACGAGGACGCGGTGGGCGCGCTCTTCACCGCCGTACGGGAGCGGTTCGGCCGGCTGGACCTGCTGTTCAACAACGCGGGCACGTTCGGGCCCGGGGGCGTGCCGGTGGAGGAGCTCGGCGCGGCGGACTGGCGGGCGGTGGTGGACGTGAACCTGACGGGGGCGTTCCTCTGCGCGCAGGCGGCGTACCGGCTGATGAAGGAGCAGGACCCGCAGGGCGGCCGGATCATCAACAACGGCTCGATCTCCGCCCACGCGCCGCGCCCGCACTCGGTCGCGTACACCGCGACCAAGCACGCGGTCACCGGGCTGACGAAGGCGCTGGCGCTGGACGGGCGGCCGTACCGGATCGCCTGCGGCCAGATCGACATCGGCAACGCGGCGACCGAGATGACCGAGCGGATGCGGACCGGCATCCTCCAGGCCAACGGGGAGCTGGCGGTCGAGCCCGTGATGGCGGCGGCCGATGTGGCACGGACGGTGGTGCACATGGCGGAGCTGCCCCTGGAGGCGAACATCCCGTTCCTGACGGTCATGGCGACGAACATGCCGTACGTGGGGCGGGGTTGAGCGATCCCCGAGTACCGGTGCCAGAAAGTGATCGCTCACGTCGGAACATGCCACCGGATGGCCGATTTTGCGGATTTCTTCACTCCTGGGTGAGCAAGCGCGTACTGACCGTATGATCGCATCCCGTAAGACCTTCACCAGTACGACACAGAAGGAACACCGCATGCGCATACGCACCGCTGCGCCGATCGCCCTGGCCGCCGCCACCGCACTGGCGGGCTCGCTCCTCGCCACGGCGGCACCGGCCACGGCGGCCGCCCATCAGGGCGGGCTGCACTTCGGGACCGTCCAGTACGACGGCCCCGGCAAGGACGACCGGTCGAACAAGTCCCTGAACGCCGAGTGGGTCAACATCCACAACAACGGCAAGAAGAAGGTCCAGCTCAAGGGCTTCAAGGTGAAGGACAACACCGGTTACACCTACACCTTCGGCAGCTACACCATCGGCGCGGGCAAGACCGTCAAGCTCCGTACCGGCAAGGGCAAGAACGTGGCGGGCACCGTGTACTGGAACCGGGGCTCGTACGTCTGGAACAACACCGGCGACAAGGCCCGGCTGATCAAGCCGAACGGGAAGCTCCAGGACTCCTGCTCCTGGAAGAAGTCGACCCCGGCGAACCAGGGCAAGAAGAACTGCCACTGACCGGTCGCCGTACCGATGGGGCTGCCGCGGTTCGGGGGGACTGCGGCAGCCGTACGCGGACCGGCCGGAAGGGCCGGGACAGTGTGCGCGGCGCGGGGGCGGGGCACAGGGTTAGGGTGCCGCATGACACATGATCATGAGCCCGAGATCCTGCGCTACACCGCCTTCTCCGCCGACCCCGGGGGCGGAAACCC carries:
- a CDS encoding DNA primase → MGADSGRFRGTESRISQWLRRRPKSPGAEAGETARVALLLAVADAGMPIAPAAHPLGYRCSCERIGCPTPARHPVSFAWQTQSTTDRAQIERWARSQPLANFITATGMIHDVLDVPLTAGRSALERLLEAGIDVGPVAQSGEDRMLFFTATRGTPEDEDEWWPCELDCHPETMDAHPGLRWHCRGSYVLLPPARLPGELDVHWVRGPEHELPDPLTLLETLTDACARYAGSAEQSELDHDSIAWPLSR
- a CDS encoding TetR family transcriptional regulator; amino-acid sequence: MAPHKAPDASRRSDRSRRAIYDAALALVGESGYRRTTIEGIAARAGVGKQTIYRWWPSKAAVLMEAFLDLAARAAEQAGPRAGGTEHGIPDTGDLAADLKFVLRATVDELNDPLLEAPTRALTAEGIVDAKLGAEFIEKLLDPSLALYVTRLRAAQEAGQVRADADPRIALELLIAPLTHRWLLRTLPLTHAYADAIVDYALGGLTPRP
- a CDS encoding amidinotransferase, whose protein sequence is MCAPTHFRVTYSINPWMDPSKPVDLPLAQTQWEDLRDRYRSLGHTVELLTPRPDLPDMVFAANGATVIGGRVLGALFAYRERYEEAEAHRAWFRENGFTEIREPDHVNEGEGDFAVTSSYLLAGRGFRSSPLSHDEAQEFFGMPVIGLELVDPRYYHLDTALCVLDAEADEIMYYPDAFSPGSRAVLRRLFPDALLAREADAAAFGLNSVSDGRHVLLPQAATGLLDPLRDRGFEPVPMDLGELLKGGGSVKCCTQELRA
- a CDS encoding rRNA methyltransferase, producing the protein MNVTLPTAQSLRAALAGLLDGLPPKQAAQAVDRLIASYRGETPTDAPILRDRSDVVAYAAYRMPATFEAVRSALDALVEVAPDWAPATHTDVGGGTGAASWAVAGAWEGAATTVLDWAEPALALGRELAGASGVPGLREARWERARIGAALELAPADLVTVSYVLKELTAQARTELVDAVAGAGQAVVIVEPGTPDGYARIIEARDRLIAAGLSIAAPCPHSGACPIAPGTDWCHFSARVSRSSLHRQVKGGSLSHEDEKFSYVVATRFPTTPAPARVTRRPQIRKGQVLLELCTRDEGLDRSTVTKRHGELYRAARNIAWGDPWPPEDSA
- a CDS encoding Bcr/CflA family drug resistance efflux transporter gives rise to the protein MPDSGGSRAQREHIPTSGTGPGAAPGARAEADGALPTPHGDAGALSADPATPQVTAPPGLPGTPGHRAASGLPASGVKAAPEAALTAEAAPAAKAAPALKAARRTGFLVTMVLGGLTALPPLSMDMYLPALPAVTDSLSAPAATIQLTLTACLAGMALGQLVVGPMSDRWGRRRPLLLGMVVYVIATAICALAPTAELLIAFRLLQGLAGAAGIVIARAVVRDLYDGVEMARFFSTLMLISGAAPIIAPLIGGQVMRFTDWRGIFVVLTGVGVVLTLVVWKWLHETLPPGDRHTGGVGEALRTMRGLLADRVFTGYMIAGGLAFAVLFAYIAASPFVMQEIYGASPQTFSLLFGLNSIGLIAVGQINGKLLVGRFSLDKVLAFGLAVIVLAALALLLMTLGVFGEVGLVPVAAGLFVLMSAMGLAMPNTNAQALMRTKHAAGSASALLGTSSFLIGAIASPLVGIAGEDTAVPMAVVQLVCAVAAVGCFLILCRPWQRAGREAGGL
- a CDS encoding oxidoreductase, with protein sequence MGGTDGTGGTAVRWGVLATGGIAATFTADVQALPDAEVVAVASRTETSARAFAERHGIARAHGSWAELVADDTVDVVYVATPHSAHHAAASLALKAGKHVLCEKAFTLNSREAKELVALARDRGLFLMEAMWTYLNPVVRRLTELVRDGAIGEIRTVQADFGFAGDFAPGHRLRDPDLGGGALLDLGVYPVAFAHLLLGEPDRVRADALLSPEGVDLNTGMLLGWESGATALLSCSIVGHHPTAATVIGTEGRIDLPRDFFHPDHFVLHRPGREPETVTSGPGPQGLSGMQYEAVEVARAIRAGENESPLVPLEGTLAVMRTLDAVRDRIGVRYPADR
- a CDS encoding alkaline phosphatase, whose protein sequence is MTAAQTFMTPGQGVPSDRRPRSAELPTTTARLPRPGGLGRRRLLTGAGAVAALAFTMNLPAAGTASAAELDARRITEDPFTLGVASGDPLPDSVLLWTRLAPRPYEPGGGLPASRVEVRWELAHDEGFRRIARRGSATAHAEFAHSVRADVQGLASGRAYYYRFRTGSWTSPTGRTRTAPAAGTRNSSLTLAAVSCQAYHDGYFTAHRHLAAEDVDVVFHLGDYLYEYAVTATGGARNYTDRRLPAHYNRETMTLEDYRLRYALYKSDPDLRAAHAAHPFVVTWDDHETENNYAGEIPENGVPPEEFLLRRASAYRAYWENQPLRTPQRPTGPDMRLYRRLTFGRLAQFDILDTRQYRSDQAYGDGWRVPGPESEDPARTMTGAAQERWLIDGWRASDATWNVVPQQVTFAQRRDVPTAAYKLSMDAWDGYPASRQRVLDGAESAGVANLMVLTGDVHVAHAFDLKKDFDDPASRTVGTEIVTTSVSSGKDGTERPANWENRTRANPHMKFYDGRRGYALVTLTETAARADFRTVPAVTTPGAPVSTAASFVTEAGNPGLSPA
- a CDS encoding 3-oxoacyl-ACP reductase, with protein sequence MSTDQKVAVVTGAGSGIGRAVALALAQAGWSLALAGRRAEPLAETAAAAGAPEALCVTTDVTDEDAVGALFTAVRERFGRLDLLFNNAGTFGPGGVPVEELGAADWRAVVDVNLTGAFLCAQAAYRLMKEQDPQGGRIINNGSISAHAPRPHSVAYTATKHAVTGLTKALALDGRPYRIACGQIDIGNAATEMTERMRTGILQANGELAVEPVMAAADVARTVVHMAELPLEANIPFLTVMATNMPYVGRG